The DNA sequence AATAGACCGAATGGTAATAAATATAAGTAGGACTcctgtatatttatttaattaacagtaatttatttttccttaaattttgattaaaaaaacctTTTATTATTgtcctaaataatattattataagaataaataaaatgttcACGCCGTgtcattaaagaaaattataatagatatatgtttaataatataattgcaacttaaattttttcactgtataacaaaaaaaaaatttgcatataattttgatattttttatacttttccttctaaaaaatagatatatcaGAAGTGGCAATTTCTTCActacataaatttaaattgataaatttactatttttaatatatttattatgctaccagtttaatataatttttatattcacgaaTTACTTATCTATAAAGAATAATTATACACCgtaaaatataatcatttaaaatACATTATTGTCGTTTCAATAATATAATATGATTGCTATTATTCAGATGCTCATAATAATAGTGGTCCAATTAATATCTAATAGAATTTTACATTTCATATGTTTTTTAATATTCTACAATTCTTTTAAACGTTTTATATTTAATACATAAAAAaggttcaaatatttttaattaatatatataacattgtaaattataaatgataatttcttcACTTAATAAATCTATTATACGGTTACACTTGAATCATTTTTTAAATGGTAACTTTTTACGGGAACTCAAACGGCCTatcatgtatttatattttacgttcactatctattttttttagttattcagaGTTTGGATAATTATGATATTAGTGGGTATTCTATGTATTCTATTACttccaatcaatttaattttgtatGATTTGTTCCTTATAAAGTAACTTCTCAATTACCATTGATATTATACAAACTTAATTCATTGAACAATTTTATAATATTGTTAATGTGTTCTTTTTACATACTATCAGAAATTCATGGAAATAGATCTTATCAAAACAGTAGATGCGAAGAAAATATAACTGGTTAGTATTCtacttttttttgtatatatttagtATTGTGACACaattttaatagataaataaatttataaaaaaattattattttaacctTATATGTTagcatattaatatatttatagtaAACATTAAGTATGAGCATAATtgatgttaaaaaatttatttatttaagattattaCAAGAACCAATTATTAAAAAAGAGTGACAGtgcctaacaaaaaaaattaaaatctatatacaaaaaaatttataaaaaccaaaatgatacttaaaatatttatttgccaattaaaataaaaaaatatgtaaactttagcaaaaacaaaaaaaatatttaatttaaaaaaatttatattttgttaaatcgTTTTGTTATAATTTACacaaatatgaaaaaataaaataattaaataaaatatatttcagGAAATAAAATgaatagtaaaaattaaaatgataactcTAGGGGAAagcatacaaaataaaaataattagaagtaatagaacaaataaaatatgaaccAATATTATCTTCAATTGTATTACTTCGACCAGTAATATCTAAACATTTAAAAcatgaaacaaaacatacaaactaaaaaatttagtcaaaggCAAAAATCGTCATACCCTATATAagataattaactaaaaaatgcTATAAGACAACTGATGCAACTGAGaactttatacaaaaaaaatatgctATATAAAGAtagcatttttaaaattttttttatttatttcagactCAAACTATATTGTATTGACtatttaatctaaaaaaaaatagtCCATAACAAACATAATGTTAACATATAACTCAAAAACATATAATggaataagaaaataataaatatttaaaataatataatgttgTTATAGATCGTATGTGGTTTTAACTTGGTTATAACAGTTTCGAATAAAAggttttaaacaaaataattttattaaaaaaaggaataaaactattttgatacataataaataatatttctttataattaaaagaataaaaacatttatttaacgaataaaaaacatctttataaagaataaaataaaatattttataattaaggttgaaagaataaaataaaatattttataattaaggtTGTTAAATATATCTGaataacaaaatttgaaaaaaataaagtcaaacaACATTACAATATTATACAgtgtaacaaaattaaaaaaaattattgaaacatCACTTAAATACTTGATAGTTACTTATCTCTTTTTTATGATCACTATAATGGAAGTAATTCTTTGTATTTATAATCACCAAAATCCTATTTTTTTAGTTGTTACAAAATTAATCATTTTCTGATTTTCATTATGAATGTaaccaaatatatgtaaatttaatGCGAGTACAGAAATTAGACAAAATGTTCGAGCATCCCACAATTGTGCTCGAAATTTTTAAGAGGATGCAACAATAATTCGAACTCCGCTACCAATCCCAAGGACATGTCATTACTGTAGCGCACGTCTATTTCACCATGAGACGTTCGAGATGTGCTGTAATGGGGAAAAAGTCTCTCTTTCCTGAGTAAATGCTCCTCAGGAATTGCTTGAAATCTTCCTGGACCCCTCTGCAGAAggaaaccattttagaaaacatatTCGTGGATACAATCATGTATTTTCCTTCACTTCGTGTGGTGTGTACATAGACGAACAACTAGCTATAACAGGTCGTGGTATATATACATTTCGTGCTTAAGGCTCAATATATCACAGTATAGGGGGATTTTATCTGGATCAGGGCATGCGACCACGTTTTTTGCAACTGTACATATATGATACTGAGCACGAGTTGCAGAATAGGATGCTGGAGAACACACAACTACATGAAACATTGGTTTTCAAGTTACAACAATTGCTACACCGGTATAATCCTTTTCTCCATGTATTTCGCCAGCTTGCACAACGGTCAGATGTACATGAGTGTAGTTTGGTCATTAGAGAGCGACCTGCTAATCAGCCACAATATAGTCTTCCAACTGCGTCGCAGGTAGCAGCTATAATTGTTGGTGATGACATTGAAACAATGATTCGTGGATGAGATATTAAGGTGCAAACTCATACTGGTAGCCTACGAAGGATTCAGAAATTCGTTGGCTATTACGATCCACTAcaatatcctcttctttttccatTTGGAACTCATGGATGGGATATCAATACTCGAAGTCAAAGTGGTGGCAAAGTATCATGCCGAACATATAATAGCTATATGCTCCAGGTACAAATCCCTATTTCCTACGCAGTATAGACTTCAATAAAATTCTGCCAAAAAATTGTTCAATGTATCTAATCTTTTTTgcaaattcttaaaaatttgtaGATCCGTCCCGATGATCATTCTACCGTATTGCAAGCAGGGCGACTACTACAACAATATGTTGTTGATAACTATGTAAAAATTGAAACTGAAAAGTTAAGATGGGTTCAAACTAGACAGAAGAAATTACAGGCTGAATTATACCAAGGCTTACAAGATGCCTTGCACACAGGAGAAACCAATGTAGGTAAATATTGTTGTATCTAATTGCTACTTCGTAAATCATTAAGAATTAcccaaaataattattaaaactatttttattgCTCTCTATATTTGTATCCAGAAAatgttggaagaaaaagaacaataTTACCATCGTCGTTCATTGGTAGCCATCGCGACATGACCCAACGATATGAAGATGGAATGACGATTGTTCTTAAAGAGGGCAAGCCAGATATTTTTCTCACAATGACATGCAATCCATCTTGGACTGAAATAACTTCAGAACTCAACCCAGTTCAAACTCCACAAGATCGTCCAAATCTAACAACAAGAATTTTTCGAGCCAAATTTGAACAGCTGAAAGAGGATGTAATTACTAAGGGTGTCTTGGAAAAGGTGAAGAGCTATATTTATGTCACTGAGTTTCAAAAAAGAGGGTTGCCACATGTACATATATTACTAATCTTAGAAAACAATGACAAGTTAATTGACCCGGAACATTATGATAGTTTGGTACGTGCAGAGATACCATCTAAAGAAGTAGAACCACACCTATATGATGCAGTGCTAAAACATATGATTCATGGTCCTTGCGAAACACTTAATCAATCTTCACCCTGTATGAAAAATAGCCAATATAAACGCAACTACCCAAAAGAGTTCGCAGCAGAAACACGAAGAGGTGACAACTCATATCCGCAATATAAGTGACGATTCGACACACCAGTACCAATTAACCAAAATATCACAGTTGACAATAGCTGGGTAGTTCCGTACAACCCATGGCTACTACTAAAGTATGATTGCCATATTAATGTTGAGATATGTAGTAGTATCAAGAGTATAAAGTATCTCTACAAGTATTGCTACAAGGGTCCAGACTGGGTTGCAATGGAAGTTCACAACGGTTCTAATGTTGATGAGGTCCAACAGTTTGTTGATGCAAGATGGATCACTGCTCCAGAGGCATGTTggagaatatttaaatttaaccTTTACCGAATGTATCCATCAGTGGAAAGGTTACAAATTCATTTGCCAAATCAACATCAAGTGAGCTTCTATGATCACCAAACCATTCCTGAAATACTTAATGATGATTATTTCTCTAGAATAATGCTCACTGAATTCTTTGCCCTAAATCGTTAGGAGGACCAACAATCTAGGCATCTTCTGTACAGAAAAATTTCAGAGTATTACGCTTGACACAACAAGGAAAAGGAATGGCGTCAACGCAAGACACAAAGGAGATCCATCGGTCGAATTTATACTGTATCACCTTCAGAAGGAGAAAAATTCTATTTGCGTATTCTGTTATCTAATGTCAGAGGACCAATCAGTTGGGATGACTTGCTAACAATGAATGGGGTCCAATATTCGTCCTTCAAGCAATCTGCTCAACACCGAGGATTGTTAGAGAGTGACAGTAGCGTCTGTGCGTGTTTGGTTGAGGCTTCTGTTTTACGATTGCCATGTGCTTTACgaaggttgtttgcaaccatcttgATATTTTGTGAGCCTACAGATGTAAGAAGCGTATGAGATGGATTTTTTTCATATATGGTGGATGATTATCCGTCAACCAGCACTACAACAGCCTTAGTGTTCACAAATCGGCTACTCGGGGATATAAATGATATACTCCTTCAGCATAGAAAACAGATTACACAATACGATTTGCCAGCTCTAACTCATGAAAATGACAATGAAAACTCGATACTCAGAGTTATCCAAGAAGAACTGTCAATCGAAGTACCCCAGAAAGACCTGTGTTCCATAGAAAGATTGAACAATGACCAATCTAAAGCTTTCAAGTGCATTATGAATACAATTGATCGAAGAGAAAGTGGAGTGTTCTTTATTGATGGGCCAGGAGGAGCAGGCAAAACATTTCTTTACAGAGCTATAATTGCAGAATTGAGAAATAAGGGTCATATTGTCTTGGTAACTGCATCATCAGGAATAGCTGCAACATTATTGCCTGGGGGTCGAACAGCTCATTCTAGGTTTAAGATCCCAATTAATGCAGAACCATCATCCATTTGCAACATAAGCAAACAATCAGATCTTGCAAAGCTAATTAGACAAACAACGGCAATCATCTGGGATGAAGCACTAATGGCAAATAAAGAATCAGTGCAATCATTAGACCGCACTCTAAGAGACATATTAGCAAACGGTATGCCATTTGGTGGAAAAGTAATGGTGATGGGAGGAGATTTCCACCAAGTACCGCCTGTCGTACCAAAAGGCAGTAAGTCACAAATAATTTCAGCTTCTATAGTTAAGTCTCATTTATGAGCTTCCACTAAAATTCTCCATTTGCGACAAAATATGCGATCTTCTAATGATCATGTTTTTGCTGAGTATCTTATGCGCATTGGTGATGGTCTGATGGAATTGAGCCCACCATACATGAAGACTTTGTACGGATACAAGCAAATATGGCAATTTCGTGGGAGGGTAAAACATCGTTACACAAGTTAATAGAAGAAATATTTTCAAACTTACAATTTCATGGGTGGAACCCTTCTTACATGGTAGAAAGGGCAATATTGACGCCAACAAATCAGGATGTGCAACAGCTTAATGATATAATTATCAACCAGTTTCCaggagaagaacaaaatttagtcTTATTTGATGAGGTAGAAGGAGATGCTAATAATTTATATCAACAAGAATACCTTAACTCAGTTTCTACAAGCGGGTTGTCACCTCATGTGTTGAAGGTGAAAAAAGGGGCACTTTATTAAGAAACATAGACCCTAAGGCTGGCTTATGCAATGGTACAAGGTTACTATGTCGTGGAACTTTTCAAAACATGTTGGATGTAGAAATTTTAACCGGCCATCACTGTGGAAGAAGAGCTTCCTTGCCTCGGATAAAACACAAAACCACAGAGAATTTAGGACTGCCTTTTATACTTATCCGGAAGCAATTTCCTGTAAGGTTGAGTtttgcaataacaataaataaatcaCAAGGACACACCATTCCTAAAGTAGGGATCTATCTCCTTAAACATGTGTTTAGTCATGGCCAATTATATGTTGCTCTGTCTCGAAGTATTTCTCAGTCAACAACAAAAATCTTAGTCAAAGAAGGAAATATAGATGGAACAAGTGGAGAATTTATCAGAAATGTAGTTTTCAAAGAAATATTGTTACCTTCACCACAAGTAATTTATGTTTTTAGTAAGTATGTGTGTAGTTACTTCTTGGTACAATTCAgtctatatataattttaatctttaaatcATTTTCGTTGATATAGATATTTTTGTATACAAACTTCAATTTATTGACGACTAAcgacttatatttttttaatagacgATTTGATTTCAAAGGAACTCATTAATATATGTCAGGAGATAAAGACGACGAGCTTGAACATCTGTTTTACGCAACAAATACGTACTAATTATCATTAACTAAGACATACTAGATATACAAGAAATATATTAACAAATATCAATTACAGGAAGAAGGATACCAAAGTCTCTGGAGTGCATGAAAAGATGAGCAAGCAATTGCATCAATCAAACCAATAGAcaataaagtaattttttaaattaattactgtcaaaattgcattaaacataCATACTTCTATTTCTATGTTAGTAATCATAATCATATGTTATCTAATAGGTTCATTCCCTTCAAATTTATTCTATTGGTTGGGGGAGGAATGGTTAAAACAGACAAGACCCAATTCTGGAAGATGATAAAAAAGGAAATACTGCTCCAACAACATACAAGGTAATGCAATCATCGTAATCAAAATGTTATTGATATGCCTATTATCTATCCCCTTTCTATGTTCTTTTTTACTATTAAATAAAGGGAAAAAGTATAtgcctaaaattttaaaagattactCTGAAATTGTAACGGAGATTATGTTTCCCATGTTGAATAaagttacaaaaaataattttaaaccaatgataataaattaaacatttttctttttccagcAACAAACTCACAGGAGCGGAACCAACTGATGTTAGTAAAGAACAACATTGCAGATACCTATCATTAAATTAAGAAACCGCACAAAATAGAGGTAATATCGGATAATTATAGATTTGAATGCTCTACAGAGGATTTAATGGCTTCCTTTGTTGTGCATGTGTAGGAAATTCaatctcaaacaagaaatttcaattttacaggttttattttttttattattaaattgtcGTTCAAATATAATGAAATATGTATTGGCATATGGtatattttattgatttctaaattttgtaGTTCTTCAAGGCTCAAGAATTTATTGATAAGGAGATGTATGAGGAATTGCTAAAGATTTTTACTCGGTATAAATTCAGAAATTACTTTAGGTTTATCTTAACGTTTTTACTTATAGTTTGATCtataatttccaaaaaaaaagacataattatttttcttctttacacTTTTTGCATGCACATGAAAGATTCTTCAAATACAGATCCGTACTTTGGTTTACCACTTAAAAAAAAGGtccctaaacaaaaaaaaatgacttTTGAATATAGctcattttttttgtaaataatcgtatttttatatttatttttatgactgAGTTAGATAGAAGAAGATAATATATTACAATAATTACTATTTTATGGATTATGTTATTTGTAGATAAGTGACGTATGTATTCattataattaaatcattttcatattgttatTGTTTATAGGTAGGtaatatatgattattttaatttaaacatttCTATATTAGCATAAGttattctatattattattatttttaagttattcaaatttaaaattttaaaaatcattaaaataatcAACTTTAAATCccatagaaaagcggctgaacaggtACGGCAGTGCCTGTTAAGCCGCTAGTTTACATAATGCCAAAATCACAAGTTCTTCAAACATCATCACCTCATCATTCATCATTCCAATACCAACAAAACCAAGTGAATACCACACATACTCAAACCATATCATTATTATTAAACATCCAATACACATAATCATTTCAGCTTATCCTAAGgttttctagcctaagttttcacacgacattatatattatacacgtgaaacctaaaccatacattggccgatttCAACGTATTAACCAAAGCAAACCACAAGGCAAAAGGGCAATGCTTCAATC is a window from the Arachis hypogaea cultivar Tifrunner chromosome 17, arahy.Tifrunner.gnm2.J5K5, whole genome shotgun sequence genome containing:
- the LOC112762878 gene encoding uncharacterized protein — its product is MARVHVRGTLLFPYLVTQLGCRADVPWELADEKPPTANCKKIIPHSRKFQALGYRLPFLTASDETATPSAAHSSSTAPPATTTAPPPAPEPIYHLLTTYKWKIHMEVVDELGKTMPDTHNNSRTAGSSNISNDPNMGRNPGMRPRFLQLYIYDTEHELQNRMLENTQLHETLVFKLQQLLHRYNPFLHVFRQLAQRSDVHECSLVIRERPANQPQYSLPTASQVQTHTGSLRRIQKFVGYYDPLQYPLLFPFGTHGWDINTRSQSGGKVSCRTYNSYMLQIRPDDHSTVLQAGRLLQQYVVDNYVKIETEKLRWVQTRQKKLQAELYQGLQDALHTGETNVENVGRKRTILPSSFIGSHRDMTQRYEDGMTIVLKEGKPDIFLTMTCNPSWTEITSELNPVQTPQDRPNLTTRIFRAKFEQLKEDVITKGVLEKVKSYIYVTEFQKRGLPHVHILLILENNDKLIDPEHYDSLVRAEIPSKEVEPHLYDAVLKHMIHGPCETLNQSSPLPINQNITVDNSWVVPYNPWLLLKYDCHINVEICSSIKSIKYLYKYCYKGPDWVAMEVHNGSNVDEVQQFVDARWITAPEACWRIFKFNLYRMYPSVERLQIHLPNQHQVSFYDHQTIPEILNDDYFSRIMLTEFFALNR
- the LOC112762880 gene encoding uncharacterized protein, which produces MVDDYPSTSTTTALVFTNRLLGDINDILLQHRKQITQYDLPALTHENDNENSILRVIQEELSIEVPQKDLCSIERLNNDQSKAFKCIMNTIDRRESGVFFIDGPGGAGKTFLYRAIIAELRNKGHIVLVTASSGIAATLLPGGRTAHSRFKIPINAEPSSICNISKQSDLAKLIRQTTAIIWDEALMANKESVQSLDRTLRDILANGMPFGGKVMVMGGDFHQVPPVVPKGSKSQIISASIVKSHL